GCACAAAATAGTACATCTGAGCTATAGCCCTTGTGCTTCAACACATTTTAATATGTGGATAATTTAGATAAGCAGTAAGAATCAGCTTGTAACCCAGGGGGAGGTtgaagagagacagagacggTGAGAGAGAGCCAGAGACAGATGTTGAAGTTTACATGCTCAGTAGCAGACAATTATTTTAAGAATTGGGTACCTCATTAGCAGGCCGGCCATAGTCCACAGGGTCCCTTCCTGTTACTGCTTCTAAAAGGAGGACACCAAAGCTATAAATGTCACTCTTCTCATTTAACAAGCCAGTATTAGCATATTCTGGTGCCACATAACTGAAATTCACAAAAGAGACAGCTTCTAAGCCCCATCTGAAGAAGTTTTATTAGCTTATAGATTAAAACTACAGGGAATCAAATTCTACACTTACCCAAATGTTCCCATTACTCTAGTCGTGATGTGACTTTCTCCAGAATCCAAGAGTTTTGCCAATCCAAAATCAGAAACCTTGGCATTAAACTCATCATCAATCAGAATGTTGCTTGATTTTATGTCTCGGTGAATAACTTTTGGTTCTATTGCTTCATGTAAATAAGCAAGCCTGAAACCCAATGTGTTAAGtcatttttctattatattcAAAGTTCCACTATTAATAATGTCACGAGTGAAATCAGAAGATGTAAAATTGTCATAATTTTGAAAGCCTGTTCAAAAGAAAGACCAAAACTAGCCAGAATATGAAATCGTCATGGAAGACAATGAATTACTAAAAGTAATAAACTGTCTATTCTGAAAATATATTTGTCCAGTCAAATTCTCTACAAGATGGGTATTCGAATCTGTTAGACGAATTATTTGGCaccaaaattgaaaaacaaaattgtcaTATATGAAACTATTTTTAGTTGAAAGATTAACTTACGCTTTAGCAGTACCAAGGATCACCTTCATGCGCGACTCCCAAGTAAAGGTGCCATGTTGATGCATTGCCCCATGTAGCCATTGTTCTAAGTTTCCATTATTCACATATTCATACACCAGCATCCTATGAAATAGATATTGGATTTTTAAACCAGCTGAAACtattaaagataaaaagattcAAACAGAACTTGGAAGTATTGGCAAGAAAGTATAATATGTAAAGGAATCTAAATGATTCAATCAAAAAGGTAAAGGAATGTTACCTGTGAACTCCTTCAATGCAGTAGCCCAGGAGTCGAACAAGATTCTTATGACGAACATGGCCTATGGCCTCAACTTCAACCCTAAATTCTTTCTCCGCCTGTCCCCTATATACCCAAGTCACAATAAaatcatgaaattttttttaacgaaagCATTAGAAATTAAGAGAATGTGTCATTAAAGCATCCTTACAAGTTATTAAGAAGTTTCTTCACTGCCACCTCAGTTCCATTAATCAGTCTCCCCCTGTAAACAACCCCATATCCACCCTCACCAAGCACATTTACTGCAGAGAATCGATTAGTAGCAAAATCTAGATCCCTGAGAGTAAACCAGTGGCCCCACCCAAGATGAGAAATTTCTGGCAAGCCAATTAAAGGAGAGGCTGTCACAGGTCCTCCATACGACAATGAAGACTGCTTCCTAGCAGTCCCAGAGCTTCCTTCTTCCCATGACATTGAACTTAATCCTCTCTCATGATGATAAATTGAGCTGCATTGACTGACGCTATCTGGATCGCTCGATTTGCTTGGAGCCATATGAACTAATGTTTTCTCGGAATTCTTATCACTTGACTTATcatggattgaaagaaataaaCTTTCATGAGAACTCTGAGTTCCAACCTTGTCAACCTTGATATCTTTCGAAACATTTGGTATTtgggaaagagagaatttgtCAATGGATCTCCTAGACTTCCTCCGAAATGTGACCCATACAGATAAGATACAAAGAATTAAAACTATAAATGCACCAACACATACGCAGATCAAAACCCATAGTTTCAAACCCAAAAATGCAGTCTTTTTCGATAATTCTGTATTCAAAGAACCCTCAGATGACATATCTGATCCCCTTGAATTCTCAAACTCACAACCGACTTGATCTTGTTAGTTTCGGTACCAAAGTGACATCCCCACCTGTGTACCAAAAACATGTTATCAAAATGCCTTTATAATTCTCGACTGTCATGATCATGCGCATATCTACTTTCCACCTAGCTCTTATatcagttttgtttttttattttggatgatTAAAAACATGAATTTGTTAATGTCAAAATTCTTGGTCGAGCACGAGCACAACGTAAACCTTGGATTGTTTACACTTTGTTATGCACAGTAGAAGTCCTGTATATGCTACAAATATTTTTACCGGCCAATGTTTTCTTACAAACAAAAATGTGAGGATATCATTCACCAAGAATACATACTGCTCACATATTCCTCCTAGGGGaattttaatttagaattaTATCCAGCCTGTGGATAAACATCCTGGTTACGTTCCTCTTTGAGATTGCTGAATTTGCACACATTAAAAATGATCAATcagaaaataaaactaagaaTCTGGGAAGAACATTTAAGGAAGTTTGATTAACGTCGACATGGACTGCTTAATGAGAATTAAAgctcaaaaacaaatttttagtaatatttcagaaatttgaaaaatcagGAAAATCCCATTAGCATATAAGTCATAATAATCAAAGAAAGTTCATAAATTGcacatttgataaaaaaatcaaacacaaatccAAATCTAtcaaaaaggaataaaatggaAGTATCACTTATTATCCAAGTAAGAGATGGATAAAGGCGAatgtgaattgcaaaaaataaaaagtgagtTGTAAAAGATAAAGCACTTACCTTTTATGGTGATCTAAGTTAACCCCCTTGATCTTCTTCCTTGAGCACCCAGAGAAGCAAAGGAAAGGCTTCTTTTTGAACCAACAGAGACTCAATAAGCATAGATAGGCCAATGTAGACCTCAAACAATAcgaagctacaaaaacccagatgCCACAAAAAAATACAGTTGGGGAGGAGTAGTTTACAAGAAGGGATTGTGGCCTCAGGTGGGCCAAAAAGAATTCAGAAAATGATTATGAAAAATGGTGAGGAAGAAGGCCAGACAAAAATCTAATCTttgaagggagagagagagagagagagagagagagagagagagagagattttgggAGAGAAAAGCAGAGGTGGGTAAAATGGTTGGTGGGTTTTGCCTATGTGTTTATAGATGGGAGGAGAGAGGGACCTGAGCAAGCTGGAAAGCTTGGTTTGCAATGGAGGAAACCAGAGAGAGAAACAGTAAAGGGAAAGCAAAAATGAAAGGAACACGAGTGGCATTTATAGCTGGGCTGGGTGAACAATATTCAATAAGCAAACCAAAGTAAAGTGGAAAAAagtgggaaagagagagagagagagagagagagtgagagagagagtcaacCAAACAGGAGGGGGGAACTCCAAATCTAGCCTGCTCGAAGCTCTACTTTACCAAACTGCCCTTATGTCCTAAAGGAATTCCTTTCAagtcttttaaatttctttttcataaaaaaaaaatgaacataataaaattaaaaaaataaaataaaagaaattttgtaGTTTTGAATGTTCATATAATTAAGAAGAAACTTTTACTCGTTTTTGAAAATACTATCCCACCCTTACACTTAATTCCGCCCCTATTTGTATGTGCTAAATTCAATTTTTAGCAAAGTTTGTGGATAATAAGATCAACTTTCTTTATAActagggataaatgtaaaattagtttttatggttaacctaaattataaataattttatgtggtataaaaaaataatttataggtggtcaaggtatgccaaaataacagtttacttccTGAAATCATTTTATGTTAAGGAACTTAACAAAATCTATCACTTTCCCAgttaagattacacatcagccTTCACTCAACGTTATACTGTTACAATAAATCAACATAATCTCTCATTTCCCCTAAATTTTACCTTGTACATAACCTTCCCTCATATTCATCTTTCTCAGCTACTTCATAAAATGTCATTGTCAAATTCTCACGAAATGCTCCAAAATCGTGGTGatgaatataaaaatgaagGAAGGTTATGCACGgaataaaattttggggataaaaaagattaggttaatttactgttGCAGTATGATGTGACAAAGGAACGTAATCTGTTAAAttacttaacgaaaattaattttaggaggtaaactgttattttggcctactcaagaacctataaattattttttataccatatatAGTAgtttgtaatttagaccaaccACAAGAAccgattttgcatttatcccttatAACTATAAGTGGAATCTCTCTTGCCTcttgttgaatttgaaattaaatatgaacCATTAACAAATGCTATAGCAcattattgtaatttttattaCGGCACTTAATccaatatcttttatttttattttttacatacaAGCCATTTTAAATACCATTATCAACAACATAGCATTATcgtgtcagaaaaaaaaaaaataacaattgatGGGATTGTACAGTTTTTGCTTTCATAAATACGAAcctttttaatcattttctttaatgATACATTGGAGAATgcgagagaaagagatagagcATTTAATATTGAAGTCAAAACTAAGTTCACTcggaaaatatatttaataattgtaTGGAAAAATGGCTTgggtttgttatttttttttcttttcaaaaataaaaatattaaaaaactatgACAAATTCGTTTAGTTCCAACGGTTACAAGGGGTATTTTGGCCAATAGAACTTGACAAAACCCGACTCTCAGAACttgtaatattaaattaataatgttCAGAAAAACAGATGTGCCTTTCTTGAATATCATCATGTCTTGGAGTCAGAAAAAGCCTCCAATGGAGGagagaaaccaaaaagaaaaaaagaaaaaaaagaaaggcttTGATTTGAAGCATAACTTTTGATTAAAGTATTCTCCCAACCAATTTCTTTTCAATCTCCTCTTTCATTTACACTAATTGAAAGTTTAACGATATGTTTAGTGTGATGGAAAAGAAGCCTACTCATGCACATTTCATAGGCCCCACTTGGAAGGCccaaactataattttttgaaataatataaaacaattaGGGGTAAAAGTTTGTTTTTAAAGGAGTTATAggagcatttttaaaaacataatcaCTCTAAGCCACCACGTAGTTCCGCCCCtccccccaaatggccaatcCTAGACATCCGATCATTCTAAATCATGTGCTTAAACTTCAGTAGGCGTGCTACTCCTTATCGCGTTTATTTTACGTTATCAATTGACATTATGTGTTTTAAGTGGTCttaaattcaatatatttttataaattaggaaaaaaatttaaaaaaaatcttcttgaattttcacttgttttgacaTTAccttctaaagtttaaaaacttttaattaaggatataaaacttttaatttctttcaattgcaCCATTCCATAAGGATTCTATGCCCAAAAtacccatctttttttttaatataaaaaaattgtaaagattcagacatttatttattgtaaaaaaagtatctttgcaatttgtttttataaaagtaaaaataaaaataaagtattttaagcattttgacaagatttaacgaaaaattataacgaaattgaataattggaataaattaaaaattcgatTAAAAACTCTTATCTCTCTATCAATCTCTCTATCACATTTCCTTCTCTTCACCTCTTTTGGGTAAAAGCTTATAaagtataaaatattaaaagaatgTTTTATTCAATATTGGGAGGAATGTTTTTGTGCTTCCCCCAGCTTAAGGATAAGTTGGTGAAGCAAAATGAGATGCAGATACCTTTTTGAAGAAATAAATGGATATGAGCACACAAATCAACACAACCTTGAATTGCTACTGTCCATGGATACTTCCCATTAAACGAGAAAAAAGGGGAAAACAGAATCAGGTTCTTTCTTCTCATTTCTTTCGTCTTTTCTTATGCACTACTATATGTTGTTGCAGACATTTAACTACAgcaaatataaatacaaaaaaccTTGCAACTGGAAGAAAACCTTGTAAaatgagtctttttttttttttaattgtcacGGTCACATTAACAAATTGTATGACAGTTATATAGtagtatattaaatttttttttttttttatatcgaAAATTTTAGAAAACTCCCATGAACTTTCACGGGTTTTGAAATTGTACTTCacgaagttcaaaaactctcaattaagagtatcaaacttttaatttttcaattccGTTATCATTTtctgttaaaatttttaaaatacctttgtttcttattataaaaaataaaaataaaaacttgtagAAATTCAGgcatttacttatatatatattgaaaatttatatgcgggtattttgaaaattttgataagatttaatgaaaaatcctaacagaatgGGATAATTGACAActc
This window of the Corylus avellana chromosome ca5, CavTom2PMs-1.0 genome carries:
- the LOC132181370 gene encoding probable receptor-like protein kinase At2g42960 — encoded protein: MSSEGSLNTELSKKTAFLGLKLWVLICVCVGAFIVLILCILSVWVTFRRKSRRSIDKFSLSQIPNVSKDIKVDKVGTQSSHESLFLSIHDKSSDKNSEKTLVHMAPSKSSDPDSVSQCSSIYHHERGLSSMSWEEGSSGTARKQSSLSYGGPVTASPLIGLPEISHLGWGHWFTLRDLDFATNRFSAVNVLGEGGYGVVYRGRLINGTEVAVKKLLNNLGQAEKEFRVEVEAIGHVRHKNLVRLLGYCIEGVHRMLVYEYVNNGNLEQWLHGAMHQHGTFTWESRMKVILGTAKALAYLHEAIEPKVIHRDIKSSNILIDDEFNAKVSDFGLAKLLDSGESHITTRVMGTFGYVAPEYANTGLLNEKSDIYSFGVLLLEAVTGRDPVDYGRPANEVNLVEWLKMMVGTRRTEEVVDPNLEVKPTTRALKRSLLVALRCVDPDSDKRPKMSQVVRMLEADEYPLREDRRNARSRTASLEIDSTKEFSGPADSENKAGDKESHVSEIHG